One Eurosta solidaginis isolate ZX-2024a chromosome 5, ASM4086904v1, whole genome shotgun sequence DNA segment encodes these proteins:
- the SmE gene encoding probable small nuclear ribonucleoprotein E, producing MAFKGNTKVQKVMVQPINLIFRYLQNRSRVQVWLYENVSLRIEGHIVGFDEYMNLVLDDAEEVWVKTRTRKTLGRIMLKGDNITLIQNVSPSKD from the coding sequence ATGGCGTTCAAAGGCAACACAAAAGTGCAAAAGGTGATGGTGCAACCCATCAATTTGATCTTTCGTTACTTGCAAAATCGGTCGCGTGTACAAGTTTGGTTGTATGAAAACGTTTCGCTACGTATTGAGGGACACATCGTTGGCTTCGATGAATACATGAATCTGGTGCTGGATGATGCTGAGGAAGTATGGGTGAAAACACGTACACGCAAGACCTTGGGGCGTATTATGCTCAAGGGCGATAATATAACTTTGATTCAAAATGTAAGCCCATCAAAGGATTAA